The following proteins are encoded in a genomic region of Sorangiineae bacterium MSr12523:
- a CDS encoding sugar ABC transporter permease yields the protein MSTEVKDPTPAAVDPRLLVRESGVKGYIEDFQRRLKGGDLGALPVAIGLVIIWVTFYSLNENFLAPQNLSNLALQIAATGTISVGIVLVLLLGEIDLAVGSVSGLTGAVLAVLNVNQGMSAPLAILAALVAGAVVGWIHGFFFARVGVPSFVVTLAGLIGWQGLQLYVLGKEGTINLPYEGGVATLTHTFFPHAMGYAIGAAVVVVYLLLDMSSARRRAKAGLPTRPLSESVIRALLVAVAVFVSIYVLNQAEGLPLALLIFVGFVAGFDWILRRTRYGRMIFAVGGNAEAASRAGIDVRWVRISVYVLSATMGAAGGVMAASRLFAVNQSSGGNNELLNAIAAAVIGGTSLFGGRGSTYSALLGMLVIGSISNGMYLLQLDSSVQFMITGAVLLAAVVIDSVSRRGRAAAGRA from the coding sequence ATGAGTACCGAAGTGAAGGATCCGACCCCCGCTGCCGTCGACCCGCGCCTGCTCGTTCGTGAGAGCGGCGTCAAAGGTTACATCGAAGACTTTCAGCGCCGCCTCAAGGGAGGCGACCTCGGGGCGCTGCCCGTCGCCATCGGCCTCGTCATCATTTGGGTGACGTTCTATTCGCTGAACGAGAACTTCCTCGCGCCGCAAAACCTGTCGAACCTGGCCCTGCAGATTGCGGCCACGGGCACCATCTCGGTGGGCATCGTGCTCGTCCTACTCCTGGGCGAGATCGATCTGGCCGTGGGCTCGGTGAGCGGCCTCACGGGCGCGGTGTTGGCCGTGCTCAACGTCAACCAAGGCATGTCCGCGCCGCTGGCCATCCTGGCGGCGCTCGTCGCGGGTGCCGTCGTGGGCTGGATCCACGGCTTCTTCTTCGCGCGGGTCGGCGTTCCGTCGTTCGTCGTGACGCTGGCAGGCCTCATTGGCTGGCAGGGACTTCAACTTTACGTGCTCGGCAAGGAGGGCACGATCAACCTGCCGTACGAAGGCGGCGTCGCGACGTTGACGCACACCTTCTTCCCGCACGCCATGGGCTATGCGATCGGTGCGGCGGTCGTGGTCGTGTACCTGCTGCTCGACATGTCCTCGGCGCGCCGCCGCGCCAAGGCGGGGCTGCCCACGCGCCCCCTCTCCGAGTCGGTCATTCGCGCACTGCTCGTGGCCGTGGCCGTCTTCGTTTCGATTTACGTGTTGAACCAGGCCGAGGGCCTTCCGCTGGCATTGCTGATCTTCGTCGGCTTCGTGGCGGGCTTCGATTGGATCCTCCGCCGCACCCGCTATGGCCGCATGATCTTCGCCGTCGGCGGCAACGCCGAGGCAGCCAGTCGCGCCGGCATCGATGTGCGTTGGGTGCGCATTTCGGTGTACGTGCTCTCGGCCACCATGGGCGCCGCCGGTGGCGTGATGGCCGCATCGCGCCTCTTCGCCGTGAATCAAAGCTCGGGCGGTAACAACGAGCTCCTCAACGCCATTGCCGCCGCGGTCATCGGCGGAACGAGCCTCTTCGGCGGGCGCGGAAGCACGTATTCCGCGCTGCTGGGCATGCTCGTCATCGGCTCGATTTCCAACGGCATGTATCTTTTGCAGCTCGACTCCTCCGTTCAATTCATGATCACCGGCGCCGTCTTGCTCGCGGCTGTGGTCATCGACTCGGTATCGCGCCGCGGCCGCGCTGCCGCCGGACGCGCCTAA
- a CDS encoding thiol oxidoreductase produces MAEMMRFPDRRRSWIGLGVLSAVSFAWACSSSSSGDLPPLVDAGTDAGIEPEVELLGGGTTIFDQTANAFTFAAKNLDDEARGAFALGDHFFNRNWVTAPASASGNDGLGPTFNATSCSACHFKDGPGRPPTSNDEKFLGLLIRLSIPGQDAHGGPLDEPNYGGQFNHQAILNVPSEGTSSVSYAEIAGTYADGEAYSLRRPTYKLDGAFGPFAPKMMMSPRVAPAMIGLGLLQAISEETLTALADENDRDGDGISGRPNHVWNIRAQKATMGRFGWKANQPTIEQQSAGAFQGDIGITSELNPNENCPAVQTDCKAAPSGGTTSDAGVHEPELSAQKLDAVTRYGMTVAVPARRNWTDPLVRQGEQAFAQAKCTSCHVTKIQTGVLDGFPALSNQTIRPFTDLLLHDMGPDLADGRPDFEATGAEWRTPPLWGIGLTQVVSKHSFFLHDGRARGFAEAILWHGGEATASREAFRTMPKDRREALIKFLESL; encoded by the coding sequence ATGGCCGAGATGATGCGCTTTCCGGATCGCCGCCGCTCTTGGATTGGACTTGGCGTGCTCTCGGCCGTTTCCTTCGCATGGGCGTGCAGCTCGTCCTCCAGTGGCGACCTGCCGCCTCTCGTCGATGCGGGAACCGACGCCGGCATCGAGCCCGAGGTCGAGCTGCTGGGCGGCGGAACGACGATTTTTGACCAGACAGCCAACGCGTTCACGTTCGCCGCGAAAAATCTGGACGACGAGGCGCGCGGTGCCTTCGCGCTCGGGGATCACTTTTTCAATCGCAACTGGGTGACCGCGCCCGCATCGGCATCGGGAAACGACGGCCTAGGCCCCACCTTCAACGCGACCTCGTGCTCGGCGTGCCACTTCAAGGATGGCCCGGGCCGGCCGCCCACGTCGAATGACGAGAAATTCCTCGGCCTGTTGATCCGATTGAGCATCCCGGGACAGGACGCGCACGGGGGTCCTCTCGACGAGCCGAATTACGGGGGGCAGTTCAATCACCAGGCCATTCTCAACGTGCCGTCGGAGGGCACTTCCAGTGTTTCGTACGCCGAGATTGCGGGCACATACGCCGATGGGGAGGCGTACAGCCTACGCCGGCCGACGTACAAACTCGATGGAGCGTTCGGGCCCTTCGCACCCAAAATGATGATGTCCCCGCGCGTTGCCCCGGCGATGATCGGCCTCGGGCTCTTGCAGGCCATCTCGGAGGAGACGCTCACCGCGCTGGCGGACGAGAACGATCGCGACGGCGATGGCATCTCGGGTAGGCCCAACCACGTCTGGAACATCCGCGCGCAGAAGGCGACGATGGGACGCTTCGGGTGGAAGGCAAACCAGCCGACCATCGAGCAGCAGAGCGCCGGCGCCTTTCAAGGCGACATCGGCATCACGTCCGAGCTCAATCCCAACGAGAATTGCCCCGCCGTGCAGACGGATTGCAAAGCCGCCCCCTCAGGCGGTACCACGTCGGACGCAGGCGTGCATGAACCGGAGCTTTCGGCACAAAAGCTCGACGCGGTCACGCGCTACGGAATGACCGTTGCTGTGCCCGCCCGCCGCAATTGGACCGATCCGCTCGTGCGCCAGGGCGAGCAGGCCTTTGCGCAGGCGAAGTGCACATCGTGCCACGTGACCAAGATTCAAACCGGTGTGCTCGACGGCTTCCCGGCGCTCTCGAACCAGACCATTCGGCCGTTCACGGACTTGCTGCTCCACGACATGGGGCCAGACCTGGCCGATGGTCGGCCCGATTTCGAGGCCACTGGCGCGGAGTGGCGAACGCCTCCGCTTTGGGGCATCGGCCTGACGCAGGTGGTGAGCAAGCACTCCTTTTTTCTGCACGATGGCCGGGCCCGCGGTTTCGCGGAGGCGATTCTCTGGCATGGGGGCGAGGCGACGGCCTCGCGGGAGGCGTTCCGAACCATGCCGAAAGATCGACGAGAAGCTCTCATCAAATTCCTCGAATCGCTGTAA
- a CDS encoding ABC transporter substrate-binding protein produces MFKHQPMWGEPEPFRQLLAGFSQENPDIDLVTEVLPNASDAVHQYFLTSLEGKSREYDVFIADVVWVPEFARAGWISDISDAFPPDNVKRDFLPGPAEAVTVEGKTYALPWYVDAGLLYYRTDLVPRAPKTFDELIQFAKAAKQKDPSLYGYVWQGRQYEGLVCDTYEAIWGFGGESMQGKRVTVDTKEARAALTYERSLFTQGISPPSVTSAGEEEARRTFQDGKAVFMRNWPYAWGEAQKPDSPIKGKVAFTTLPTVNGEPGHGALGGWQLALNAFTPSWRREAAVKFMKYMTSKKAEVSLAIHYGRNPSRKDAYKDEGLRKEAPFIVDLLPVLENAKPRPVTPYYGMLSDVLQSEFSAVVSGIRTPESALDRAQKFLDHVTQGGS; encoded by the coding sequence GTGTTCAAACACCAACCGATGTGGGGCGAGCCAGAACCGTTTCGGCAACTGCTCGCGGGCTTCTCGCAAGAGAATCCCGATATCGATCTGGTCACGGAGGTCCTTCCGAATGCGTCGGACGCCGTACACCAGTATTTCCTTACGTCCCTAGAAGGAAAGAGCCGCGAATACGACGTATTCATCGCGGACGTCGTCTGGGTGCCCGAATTCGCCCGCGCAGGCTGGATTTCGGACATTTCCGACGCATTTCCACCTGATAACGTCAAACGCGACTTCCTCCCCGGTCCGGCCGAGGCGGTGACCGTCGAAGGAAAGACCTACGCGCTCCCGTGGTACGTGGACGCGGGGCTTCTCTATTATCGGACGGACCTGGTGCCGCGGGCACCGAAGACCTTCGACGAATTGATTCAATTCGCCAAGGCCGCCAAGCAGAAAGATCCTTCGCTCTACGGTTACGTGTGGCAAGGCCGCCAATACGAAGGCCTGGTGTGCGACACCTACGAAGCCATTTGGGGTTTCGGCGGCGAGTCGATGCAGGGCAAGCGCGTGACGGTGGACACCAAAGAAGCGCGCGCCGCGCTCACCTACGAGCGAAGCCTCTTCACCCAGGGCATCTCGCCGCCATCGGTCACCTCGGCCGGTGAAGAAGAAGCGCGCCGCACGTTCCAAGATGGCAAAGCGGTGTTCATGCGCAATTGGCCTTATGCGTGGGGCGAGGCGCAAAAACCGGATTCGCCCATCAAAGGCAAAGTGGCATTCACCACCTTGCCCACCGTCAATGGCGAGCCGGGACACGGCGCACTCGGTGGATGGCAGCTCGCGCTCAATGCGTTCACGCCCAGCTGGAGGCGTGAGGCGGCCGTCAAGTTCATGAAATACATGACCTCGAAGAAGGCGGAGGTCTCGCTGGCCATTCACTACGGCCGAAATCCCTCGCGCAAAGACGCCTACAAAGACGAGGGCCTGCGCAAAGAAGCGCCCTTCATCGTGGATCTCCTGCCCGTGCTGGAGAACGCGAAACCGCGTCCGGTCACGCCGTATTACGGCATGCTGTCCGACGTATTGCAGAGCGAGTTTTCCGCGGTCGTTTCGGGCATTCGCACCCCCGAGTCGGCTTTGGATCGCGCGCAGAAGTTCCTCGACCACGTTACGCAGGGTGGGTCATGA
- a CDS encoding iron-regulated protein — MKIRLTSIGLAVALTVGTAISACSDDNSPGSPPPSNDAGDSGNGDGGSAVTAADVVKNYAKIVHENYEESVAQAKKLQAAVDAFLAGPSEETLAAARKAWTEARPSYGQTEAFRFYGGPIDADNTGPEGEINGWPLDEAYIDYVIGKDPNDPNKEIILEGGIINTSTSEAITKESIAAKNEQGGEANISTGWHAIEFLLWGQDRSTTGPGNRPYTDYLTTGGTNHNQQRRRDYLKAAVDLLVDDLESVEVQWHTDTADTYASKFIAGDQNTAIRNILNGIGSLAKKELANERMNNAYQTKDQEEEHSCFSDTTLQDLTANAKGIENVYLGRYGNVDGAGIDDLVKAKNPALDAEVKQNIAASLSAIAAIPAPFDQAILSDEGHTKIKAAIDSVDKAAESLVSAATALGLQINLE, encoded by the coding sequence ATGAAGATCCGTCTTACCTCGATTGGACTTGCCGTAGCCCTCACCGTCGGCACCGCGATCTCGGCGTGCAGCGACGACAACAGCCCCGGCTCCCCGCCGCCGAGCAACGACGCCGGTGATAGCGGCAACGGCGATGGCGGATCCGCGGTCACCGCGGCGGACGTGGTGAAGAACTACGCCAAGATCGTCCACGAGAACTACGAGGAGTCCGTCGCGCAGGCGAAGAAGCTGCAGGCCGCCGTGGACGCGTTCCTTGCCGGCCCCTCGGAGGAGACGCTCGCCGCGGCACGCAAGGCCTGGACGGAGGCGCGGCCCTCGTATGGACAGACGGAGGCTTTCCGCTTCTACGGCGGCCCGATCGACGCGGACAACACGGGGCCCGAGGGCGAGATCAACGGCTGGCCGCTCGACGAGGCATACATCGACTATGTCATCGGAAAGGATCCCAACGACCCGAACAAGGAGATCATCCTCGAAGGGGGGATCATCAACACGAGCACCAGCGAGGCGATCACCAAGGAATCGATCGCGGCGAAGAACGAGCAAGGGGGAGAAGCGAACATCTCCACGGGCTGGCACGCGATCGAATTTCTCCTTTGGGGTCAGGACCGGAGCACGACGGGCCCCGGCAACCGCCCCTACACCGATTACCTGACGACGGGCGGGACGAATCACAACCAGCAGCGCCGTCGCGATTACCTCAAGGCTGCAGTCGATCTGCTCGTCGACGACCTGGAGAGCGTCGAAGTGCAATGGCATACCGACACCGCGGACACGTACGCGTCCAAGTTCATTGCCGGGGATCAGAACACCGCCATCCGGAACATCCTCAATGGCATCGGAAGCCTGGCCAAGAAAGAGCTCGCCAACGAGCGCATGAACAACGCGTACCAGACGAAGGATCAGGAGGAGGAGCATTCCTGCTTCAGCGACACGACGCTCCAAGATTTGACTGCAAATGCCAAAGGCATCGAAAATGTGTACCTCGGCCGGTACGGCAACGTGGACGGCGCTGGCATCGATGATCTCGTCAAGGCCAAGAATCCAGCGCTCGATGCCGAGGTGAAGCAAAACATCGCCGCCTCGTTGAGCGCAATCGCCGCCATCCCGGCGCCGTTCGACCAGGCAATCTTGAGCGATGAGGGCCACACGAAGATCAAGGCAGCCATCGATTCCGTCGACAAGGCGGCCGAATCCCTCGTAAGCGCCGCTACAGCGCTGGGGCTTCAGATCAACCTCGAGTAG
- a CDS encoding ATP-binding cassette domain-containing protein, producing MTTVLELRGISKRFGAVQALTDVDLKVDAGEVVALVGDNGAGKSTLIKVISGVITPDGGTITWEGKPTNITRPHDAQTLGIATVFQDLALCDNLDVVGNLFLGRELGAGGVLDEIEMEKRARELLRTLSVKIPSVRIAIASLSGGQRQSVAIARSLLGQPKIVLLDEPTAALGVEQTAQVLDLIERLREQGLGVILISHNLADVRAVADRVVVLRLGKNGGNFRVADVTHEQIVAAITGAQDNVVARRQARTSRKAEGEEAKA from the coding sequence ATGACGACCGTTCTCGAGCTACGTGGGATATCCAAACGTTTCGGCGCCGTGCAGGCGCTCACCGACGTCGACTTGAAGGTGGACGCAGGTGAGGTCGTGGCGCTGGTCGGAGACAACGGCGCTGGCAAATCGACCTTGATCAAGGTCATTAGCGGCGTCATCACCCCCGACGGCGGCACCATTACCTGGGAAGGCAAGCCGACGAACATTACGCGTCCACACGACGCTCAAACGCTTGGCATCGCGACGGTGTTCCAAGATCTCGCGCTTTGCGACAACCTCGACGTCGTCGGCAACTTGTTCCTCGGGCGCGAGCTCGGGGCGGGCGGTGTGCTCGACGAAATCGAAATGGAAAAGCGCGCGCGCGAGCTTCTGCGCACCCTCTCGGTGAAGATTCCGAGCGTGCGCATCGCCATTGCCTCGCTCTCCGGCGGACAGCGGCAATCGGTGGCCATTGCGCGTTCGCTCTTGGGGCAGCCCAAGATCGTCCTGCTCGACGAGCCCACCGCGGCGTTGGGCGTGGAGCAGACCGCGCAGGTTCTCGACCTCATCGAACGGCTGCGCGAGCAGGGGCTCGGCGTCATCCTCATCAGCCACAACTTGGCCGACGTTCGCGCGGTGGCCGATCGCGTCGTGGTTCTGCGCCTTGGCAAAAATGGCGGCAACTTCCGCGTGGCGGACGTCACGCACGAGCAGATCGTTGCCGCAATTACCGGTGCACAAGACAACGTTGTCGCGCGGCGGCAAGCCCGTACGTCCCGCAAAGCCGAAGGCGAGGAAGCAAAGGCATGA
- a CDS encoding imelysin family protein produces the protein MHRSAYFALALMLSACGSSGSGNNSNTPPAETKPVLADLTNDVILPTYRTLDTEAGNLRDAAEALRTAPSADTLAKTQAAWRAARKSWRKSDAFRFGPVEAKEITAAVDFWPARPATIETLLSGTDAITPEWFEKLGANVKGFMALEYLLFDNAGAGDPGILTKLTSDAGAERRRLYVATAAANLKAKTEELYKSWDPAGENFAAQVTTAGSGSASYPSAKAAVDQLVNKAVFAGDAVAGNKIAKPFGKKNGGAVQPDLEETPRSDNSLADMLATLEGVQAVYDGTNGKGITDLVKAKNAALDDRMHAALTDAQAKVQAVPAPFRTSLTAQAAAVDASYEAVRGMKNLMGTEVAGALGTTLQFNDNDGD, from the coding sequence ATGCATAGAAGCGCTTACTTCGCCCTCGCCTTGATGCTTTCCGCGTGCGGCAGCAGCGGCAGCGGCAACAACTCGAACACGCCGCCCGCGGAGACGAAGCCGGTCCTCGCGGACTTGACCAACGACGTCATCCTTCCGACGTACCGCACACTCGACACGGAAGCGGGCAACCTGCGCGATGCCGCCGAAGCCCTGCGCACGGCGCCCAGCGCGGATACGTTGGCGAAAACGCAGGCGGCGTGGCGGGCGGCGCGCAAGTCGTGGCGAAAGTCCGACGCGTTCCGCTTCGGTCCCGTGGAGGCGAAGGAGATTACGGCCGCCGTCGATTTTTGGCCGGCGAGACCCGCGACCATCGAAACGCTGCTCAGCGGCACCGACGCGATCACGCCCGAGTGGTTCGAGAAGCTCGGGGCCAACGTGAAAGGATTCATGGCGCTCGAATACCTGCTCTTCGACAACGCGGGCGCCGGGGATCCAGGCATCCTTACCAAGTTGACCAGCGACGCCGGGGCCGAGAGGCGACGTCTGTACGTGGCCACGGCGGCGGCCAACTTGAAGGCGAAGACGGAGGAGCTTTACAAATCGTGGGACCCAGCCGGGGAGAACTTTGCGGCGCAGGTCACCACCGCGGGTTCCGGTAGTGCGTCCTATCCGTCGGCGAAGGCCGCCGTCGATCAATTGGTGAACAAAGCCGTGTTCGCGGGTGACGCCGTCGCCGGCAACAAAATTGCGAAGCCGTTCGGCAAGAAGAATGGGGGCGCCGTCCAGCCCGATCTGGAGGAGACGCCGCGCAGCGACAACTCGCTGGCCGACATGTTGGCCACCCTCGAGGGTGTGCAGGCCGTGTACGATGGGACCAACGGAAAGGGCATCACCGATCTGGTGAAGGCCAAGAACGCGGCCCTCGATGATCGGATGCATGCTGCGCTGACCGATGCGCAGGCCAAGGTGCAGGCCGTTCCGGCGCCCTTCCGCACGTCGCTCACCGCGCAGGCCGCCGCAGTCGATGCGTCGTACGAGGCCGTCCGTGGGATGAAGAACCTGATGGGCACCGAGGTGGCCGGCGCGCTGGGGACGACGCTCCAGTTCAACGACAACGATGGCGATTGA
- a CDS encoding TonB-dependent receptor encodes MAIEKRIAGVGIAAVHFVWSGSLHAQATPPTEEVRVRGDAADNLERASGSGSRVSETDMRRAQPQSAGEMLRRVPGLVIRQEDPMGLRLNLGVRGLSPTRGRLVLVEEDGVPVVVSPYGEPELYYSTPVERIQNIDVIKGHDVLLYGPQTVGGVVQFHTWQPPTREEWNVEGTYGERNFAKALARYGNSAADGNVRYVVQAFRKQGDGFRNMPFEVTDVMGKVAFATGRDGEATLKLVAYDELSHTTYVGLTEPMYRADPRQDTVAPDDTFGIRRYEASLHHEQRLGEHTKLKTLLFAYTMNMGLRQQDFDRTKMPDTEYVRILGPQGIDGAGLYFRKTSQIRERNYNVVGVEPRVEHQFHTGPIAHKLVFGGRMMFDNARRRAFAGASPTSDTGDLLTDDTTSIFGFAAFGEDRIAFRDDLLVTPGFRLEHSISKRYSKRTFENGVTSDVDLEGSATATGFMPGIGIIYGKPAFNIFGGLHSGYSPPRISQAITPTGQDVGLSAERSINWELGTRVRPLRWARLEASGFLTSFDNQLISNNTLSGSAAEFKNGGKTRHLGTELTAIAQIGRGLKLPVDVDIAAQYTWSRSRFVGGLYDGNFVPYAPEHLLAATLDVEHKSGFGGQATFSYVGSQFADETNTVEAEISGRAGEIPSYRTLDLGARYRHAPTGLSALLTIKNVLDDVYLSGRLPNGIFTNGFRQVFVTLKWSGP; translated from the coding sequence ATGGCGATTGAGAAACGCATCGCCGGCGTTGGGATCGCCGCGGTGCACTTCGTGTGGTCCGGGTCCTTGCATGCGCAAGCAACCCCACCCACCGAGGAGGTCCGCGTGCGCGGCGATGCCGCGGACAATTTGGAGCGCGCCTCCGGCTCGGGATCGCGCGTGTCGGAAACGGATATGCGGCGCGCGCAGCCGCAGAGCGCGGGCGAGATGTTGCGCCGTGTGCCCGGCCTGGTGATCCGTCAGGAAGACCCCATGGGGCTGCGCCTCAACTTGGGTGTACGCGGTTTGAGCCCGACGCGCGGGCGCCTCGTATTGGTCGAGGAAGACGGCGTGCCCGTGGTGGTGAGTCCCTACGGCGAGCCCGAGCTCTATTACTCGACGCCGGTGGAGCGAATTCAGAATATCGATGTCATCAAAGGGCACGACGTTCTGCTCTACGGCCCGCAAACGGTGGGCGGCGTGGTGCAGTTTCACACGTGGCAGCCGCCGACGCGCGAAGAGTGGAATGTCGAGGGAACGTACGGTGAGCGCAATTTCGCCAAAGCGCTCGCGCGCTACGGGAATTCCGCGGCGGACGGCAACGTGCGCTATGTCGTGCAGGCATTTCGCAAGCAAGGTGACGGCTTCCGCAACATGCCATTCGAGGTGACCGACGTCATGGGCAAGGTGGCCTTCGCCACCGGCCGGGATGGCGAGGCCACATTGAAGCTGGTTGCCTACGACGAGCTTTCGCACACGACCTACGTGGGCCTCACGGAACCGATGTACCGGGCCGACCCGCGGCAGGACACCGTCGCACCGGACGACACATTTGGCATTCGGCGCTACGAGGCCTCGCTGCACCACGAACAGCGCCTCGGCGAACACACCAAGCTGAAGACGCTGCTCTTCGCATACACGATGAACATGGGCCTGCGGCAGCAGGATTTCGACCGCACGAAGATGCCCGACACCGAGTACGTGCGGATCCTCGGCCCACAAGGCATCGACGGGGCGGGCCTGTATTTCCGAAAAACGTCGCAGATCCGCGAGCGCAATTACAACGTAGTTGGCGTCGAGCCGCGCGTGGAGCACCAGTTTCACACCGGCCCCATCGCACACAAGCTCGTCTTCGGCGGGCGCATGATGTTCGACAATGCGCGGCGCCGCGCCTTTGCGGGCGCATCGCCCACGTCCGACACGGGCGATCTGCTCACGGACGATACGACGAGCATCTTCGGCTTTGCCGCATTCGGCGAAGATCGCATCGCGTTCCGGGACGATTTGTTGGTCACCCCGGGGTTCCGCCTCGAACATTCGATCAGCAAGCGCTATTCGAAGCGCACCTTCGAGAACGGTGTCACCAGCGACGTCGACCTCGAGGGCAGCGCCACCGCCACGGGCTTCATGCCCGGTATTGGAATCATCTACGGCAAGCCGGCATTCAACATTTTCGGTGGCCTGCATAGTGGGTATTCGCCGCCGCGCATCAGCCAAGCCATCACCCCGACGGGGCAGGACGTGGGCCTATCCGCCGAGCGAAGCATCAATTGGGAGCTGGGCACGCGCGTCCGGCCACTGCGCTGGGCGCGCCTCGAGGCGTCGGGGTTTCTGACCAGCTTCGACAATCAGCTCATTTCGAACAATACGCTGAGCGGGAGCGCAGCCGAGTTCAAAAACGGTGGCAAGACGCGGCACCTCGGCACCGAGCTCACCGCGATTGCGCAGATCGGCCGCGGGTTGAAGCTGCCCGTGGACGTGGACATTGCTGCACAATACACGTGGTCGCGTTCCAGGTTCGTCGGCGGTCTCTACGACGGGAACTTCGTTCCCTATGCGCCCGAGCACCTGCTGGCGGCGACGCTGGACGTGGAGCACAAAAGCGGCTTCGGCGGGCAAGCTACGTTCAGCTACGTGGGCTCTCAGTTTGCCGACGAGACGAACACGGTGGAGGCTGAAATCTCGGGACGCGCGGGCGAGATACCCTCGTATCGCACGTTGGATTTGGGCGCACGCTACCGGCATGCGCCCACCGGGCTGTCGGCGCTGCTCACCATCAAAAACGTGCTCGATGACGTGTACCTCTCGGGGCGTCTTCCCAACGGCATCTTCACCAATGGCTTCCGCCAGGTGTTCGTGACGTTGAAGTGGTCAGGGCCGTGA
- a CDS encoding sugar ABC transporter substrate-binding protein → MKAIACHTRRISLGLIGSLVIATGLFACNKDQGSQSGSSSGASTASSASAAAKPAEGGALKIGLLLPETKTARYEAADKPFFVERLKQICPKCEVLYQNADQKADKQQAQAESMLTNGVKVLVIDPVDAKAAGAIVAKAKSANVPVLAYERLAGGPADYHVSFDNERVGRLQGESLLAALKKGGDPKRGKIVVINGSPTDPNAASFKKGMHSVLDGQVNIGQEYDTPDWSPDQAQKEMDQAITAIGKKNIIGVYCANDGTASGAIAAMKGAGFADLPPVTGQDAELAAIQRIVAGQQYMTVYKAIKKEAIVAAEMAYAMAEGKPYTEQKTVPINNGTKDIPSVLLDAEVVTKENVKDTVIKDNFYTAPQICTGTFAAACKTAGVL, encoded by the coding sequence GTGAAAGCTATCGCATGTCACACTCGTCGCATCAGCCTTGGTCTCATCGGCTCTTTGGTGATTGCTACCGGCCTTTTCGCTTGCAATAAGGACCAGGGTAGCCAGTCTGGTTCGTCCTCGGGCGCGTCGACCGCGTCCTCGGCCTCCGCAGCAGCCAAGCCTGCGGAAGGGGGCGCGCTCAAAATTGGCCTTTTGCTCCCCGAGACGAAGACCGCGCGCTATGAGGCCGCGGACAAGCCGTTTTTCGTGGAGCGCCTCAAGCAGATTTGCCCGAAGTGCGAAGTCCTCTATCAAAATGCCGACCAGAAGGCAGACAAGCAGCAGGCGCAGGCCGAGTCCATGCTGACGAACGGCGTGAAGGTCCTGGTCATCGACCCCGTTGACGCGAAGGCGGCTGGCGCCATCGTGGCCAAGGCCAAGTCGGCGAACGTGCCGGTGCTCGCGTACGAGCGCCTCGCGGGAGGCCCGGCCGATTACCACGTTTCCTTCGACAACGAGCGCGTGGGCCGTTTGCAGGGCGAGTCCCTCCTCGCGGCGCTCAAGAAGGGTGGCGATCCGAAGCGCGGCAAAATCGTGGTGATCAATGGCTCGCCGACGGACCCGAATGCGGCCTCCTTCAAGAAGGGCATGCACTCGGTGCTCGATGGGCAGGTCAACATCGGGCAGGAGTACGACACGCCCGACTGGAGCCCCGACCAGGCGCAGAAAGAGATGGATCAGGCCATCACGGCGATTGGCAAGAAGAACATCATCGGCGTTTACTGCGCGAACGACGGCACCGCGTCAGGCGCGATTGCCGCCATGAAGGGCGCGGGCTTTGCCGACCTTCCGCCCGTTACAGGTCAGGACGCGGAGCTTGCGGCCATTCAACGCATCGTGGCGGGACAGCAGTACATGACCGTGTACAAAGCCATTAAAAAGGAGGCCATCGTGGCCGCCGAAATGGCCTACGCCATGGCCGAGGGCAAGCCGTACACCGAGCAGAAAACCGTCCCCATCAACAACGGGACGAAGGACATCCCATCGGTTCTGCTCGACGCGGAAGTCGTGACGAAAGAGAACGTCAAAGACACCGTCATCAAGGATAATTTCTACACGGCACCGCAAATCTGCACCGGTACCTTTGCGGCGGCGTGCAAGACTGCCGGCGTCCTCTGA